One window of Silurus meridionalis isolate SWU-2019-XX chromosome 9, ASM1480568v1, whole genome shotgun sequence genomic DNA carries:
- the onecut3a gene encoding one cut domain family member 2, translating into MELRMENLSNLHTVSHSQPTDSFMNSAPTRQSVSHRNLESSSMVSSMASILDAAGDYRSDHSLPAAMTMSCESGMSLNSTYTTLSPLQHLPSMSTVSDKFAHHHHAHPHHHHHHPHQHQHQHHQHPAHQRLTAGNVSGSFTLMRDDRGFAPMGNLYAHYPKEISCMAQPLSQLSNGLGGLHNPQQPLGVYGPCAHDKMISPGGFEAHAAMLSRGDFGGAGIMSTLNGLHASQLHSNGSMLSEHDRHEPGGTQAGGSGEAEEINTKEVAQRITAELKRYSIPQAIFAQRILSRSQGTLSDLLRNPKPWGKLKSGRETFRRMWKWLQEPEFQRMSALRLAACKRKEQEQLKEQNAVPKKQRLVFTDLQRRTLIAIFKENKRPSREMQLTIAQQLGLELNTVSNFFMNARRRCTSRWHDEHQQGRGSSPGQSGTSTANFSKA; encoded by the exons ATGGAACTTAGAATGGAGAACCTCAGCAACCTTCACACCGTTTCACACTCTCAGCCAACGGACAGTTTTATGAACTCTGCTCCTACGAGACAGTCGGTGTCGCACCGGAACCTGGAATCGTCCAGCATGGTGTCTAGCATGGCCTCGATCCTGGACGCGGCTGGCGATTATCGCAGCGACCACTCTCTTCCCGCCGCTATGACGATGTCCTGCGAGTCTGGGATGAGCCTTAACAGCACCTACACTACTCTGTCACCGTTACAGCACCTGCCCTCGATGTCCACGGTATCGGACAAATTCGCGCACCACCATCATGCACACCcgcatcatcatcaccatcaccctcatcagcaccagcatcagcatcatcagCATCCCGCGCACCAGCGCCTGACCGCCGGGAATGTTAGCGGCAGCTTCACGTTAATGCGCGACGACCGCGGCTTTGCTCCGATGGGCAACTTGTACGCACATTACCCCAAAGAGATCTCTTGCATGGCACAGCCGCTTTCACAGCTGTCCAACGGCTTGGGTGGTCTCCACAACCCTCAGCAGCCTCTCGGAGTCTACGGACCTTGCGCTCACGACAAGATGATCTCTCCAGGAGGCTTCGAGGCTCATGCAGCGATGCTAAGTCGGGGGGATTTTGGGGGGGCCGGAATCATGTCCACTCTAAACGGTCTTCATGCCTCGCAGTTGCACTCTAATGGATCTATGCTGTCGGAACACGACAGGCACGAACCCGGAGGTACCCAGGCAGGCGGATCTGGGGAAGCAGAGGAGATCAACACGAAAGAGGTGGCACAGAGAATAACGGCCGAACTGAAAAGGTACAGCATTCCACAAGCTATCTTCGCCCAGCGGATATTGTCTCGGTCCCAAGGCACTCTCTCGGACCTTCTGCGGAATCCTAAACCGTGGGGGAAACTAAAATCAGGACGGGAGACGTTTCGGAGGATGTGGAAGTGGCTCCAAGAGCCCGAGTTCCAGCGCATGTCGGCGCTTAGACTCGCAG CTTGTAAGCGAAAAGAGCAAGAGCAGCTGAAGGAGCAAAATGCAGTCCCTAAAAAGCAGCGCCTGGTGTTCACTGACCTGCAGCGGCGCACACTTATTGCCATCTTTAAGGAGAATAAGCGGCCCAGCAGAGAAATGCAGCTGACCATTGCACAACAGCTGGGCCTAGAGCTCAACACAGTGAGCAACTTTTTCATGAACGCCCGGCGTCGCTGCACAAGCCGTTGGCATGACGAGCACCAGCAAGGCCGTGGAAGCAGCCCTGGGCAGTCTGGCACCTCCACTGCCAATTTCTCCAAAGCCTGA